A window of the Fusarium fujikuroi IMI 58289 draft genome, chromosome FFUJ_chr09 genome harbors these coding sequences:
- a CDS encoding related to levanase has protein sequence MLRFLALVPRTLAFRLFPVLLFILYVSAVPLATTNTRPSYHITPEKKWMNDPQRPFFLGDEWHLYYLYNSNFDSSNPGSGGTEWYHITSTDMIHWTRRGVAIEKYKPNPPSGIVLGDIETGSAVVDTNNTAGFGRNAVVAIVTQMADGLQQQSLFYSTDNGHNFVPYEGNPVMPNPSPTTKPAFRDPKIFWDAKEGHWVMSLAEGDKIGFYTSADLKTWAYISEFRPENAGVDLETLECPDLYQIDLDGDSTKRTWILALGANGYRYNRTTGTAYWIGNWDGNRFTATESFPQWMDDGPDFYAAVSWENPTDRYGSRYAIAWMNNWDYAASLPYYADFAGQDSLVREVELKTINGSPTLVSIPIGGYEEILASPMSVSDKTITTDPASASLPSGMEQGAYMIRATISKNGGDKGNEVRFVIKSDGAFSTTVGYDFVHSQAFLVRDSDGSATDSMAAGSKQVYDTVRTAPDPSGGSTVKLTIYVDWNSVEIFVNDGVAVLSGLIYPNQGASGVQVVSDTGSLTLVSFSYAACGSIY, from the coding sequence ATGCTGAGATTTCTCGCACTTGTCCCGCGGACGCTAGCGTTTCGTCTCTTTCCAGTCCTCTTATTCATCTTGTATGTCAGTGCAGTACCACTTGCTACCACCAACACCCGACCCAGCTATCACATCACGcctgagaagaagtggatgAATGATCCCCAACGTCCGTTCTTCCTAGGTGACGAGTGGCATCTCTACTATCTATACAACTCCAACTTCGATAGCTCAAACCCCGGTTCAGGGGGAACAGAGTGGTATCATATCACAAGCACCGACATGATCCACTGGACTCGTCGGGGCGTAGCGATTGAGAAGTACAAACCGAACCCTCCGAGTGGCATTGTACTCGGTGACATCGAGACCGGCAGCGCCGTGGTCGACACAAACAACACGGCTGGCTTTGGCCGGAATGCCGTCGTGGCCATTGTTACACAAATGGCAGATGGGTTGCAACAGCAATCTCTTTTCTATTCCACCGACAACGGGCACAATTTTGTCCCTTATGAAGGGAATCCCGTAATGCCAAACCCAAGCCCTACTACAAAACCTGCGTTTCGAGATCCCAAGATCTTCTGGGATGCCAAAGAAGGGCATTGGGTCATGTCTCTCGCAGAGGGTGACAAGATTGGTTTCTACACCTCTGCAGATCTGAAGACCTGGGCGTATATATCCGAGTTTAGGCCTGAGAACGCTGGCGTAGACCTGGAGACCCTCGAATGCCCAGATCTATACCAGATCGACCTAGACGGAGACAGCACAAAGCGCACCTGGATTCTCGCCTTAGGCGCTAATGGCTATCGCTACAACAGGACGACGGGTACTGCATATTGGATCGGGAATTGGGACGGTAACCGCTTTACGGCTACAGAAAGCTTTCcgcaatggatggatgacGGACCTGATTTCTACGCCGCAGTCAGCTGGGAAAATCCTACTGACAGATACGGCAGCCGCTATGCCATTGCCTGGATGAATAACTGGGATTACGCAGCTTCGCTCCCATATTACGCGGATTTCGCGGGCCAGGACAGTTTGGTCCGGGAGGTTGagctcaagaccatcaacggTTCTCCCACCTTGGTCAGCATCCCAATAGGAGGGTATGAAGAAATTCTCGCATCTCCCATGTCCGTGAGCGACAAGACCATAACAACAGATCCTGCTTCCGCATCCCTCCCCAGCGGCATGGAGCAAGGGGCATACATGATCCGCGCCACGATTTCTAAGAATGGCGGCGACAAGGGCAACGAGGTCCGCTTTGTCATCAAATCAGACGGGGCTTTTAGCACGACTGTCGGCTATGACTTTGTGCATTCCCAGGCTTTTCTGGTCAGAGACTCAGACGGTTCCGCGACGGATTCCATGGCTGCTGGCTCGAAGCAGGTGTACGATACCGTGCGCACAGCACCGGATCCGTCAGGAGGGAGTACGGTCAAGCTGACCATATACGTGGATTGGAATTCGGTGGAGATATTCGTCAACGATGGTGTAGCAGTGTTATCGGGGCTGATATACCCGAATCAAGGGGCCAGCGGCGTTCAGGTCGTGTCAGATACAGGAAGCCTGACGTTGGTTTCGTTTAGCTACGCGGCCTGTGGGAGCATTTACTAG